TATATTTTTGAAAGCAGAATGGCTATTATGCGTTCTGAAGCTTTTCCATCCCAAAGTTCAGGAATACCTGCTTTTCTGGGGCCATTTAGTAGAAAGTCACCAAATATCTTTTCTAAATTTTCAATAGAAGTTCCTACCAAAGTATTGGTTCCAATGGTTTGTGTTTCTGGTCTTTCAGTATTGTTTCGCATGGTAAAACAAGGAATTCCTAATACTGTTGTTTCTTCTGAAATTCCACCAGAATCGGTTATCACAGCAAAACTATTTTTAATTAGAAACATAAAATTTAAATATCCTTGAGGTTCAACAAAGAGAATATTTTTTAATTCTAAATGGGTTTCTCCCAATATGGCTTTTGTTCTGGGATGAATAGGAAAGACAATTTTTTTGTCACCCACCATTTTATCAATCCCTTCTAACAAATTAATTAATGATTTTTCTTCATCAACATTTGCTGGTCGGTGTAATGTTAGAATGATATAATTTCCAGTTTCTAATTTGAATTCATTCCAAAAGGAGGGAGCTGTAATTCTGTTTAAATTTTGATACAATGTATCAATCATAACGTTACCCACAAAATGGATTGACGAAGCGTCCGCACCATATTTTAATAAATTTTCACCCGCCCAAGTTGAGGTAGTAAAGAAATAATCAGTAATACTGTCGGTAACAATTCTGTTGATTTCCTCGGGCATGGTCATATCACCCGAACGAATTCCCGCTTCAACATGCGTTACTTTTATGTTTAATTTTTTTGCGACAATTGCACATGCCATAGTAGAATTCACATCGCCAACAACTAAAACTAAGTCACAAGGATTTTGCAAAAGTTCTTGTTCAAAAGCAATCATAATTGCAGCAGTTTGCACTGATTGAGAGCCGCTTTTCACTTCCAGATTTGCATTTGGATGAGGGATATTTAATTCTTCAAAAAAAGTGTCACTTAGATTTTTATCATAGTGCTGACCAGTATGAACTAATCGATATGATAGGTTTGCACCTTCATTTTGTTTTTTTTCAATGGCTTTAATGATGGGTGCAATTTTAATAAAATTAGGTCTTGCACCAGCTACTATTGTTATTTTCATTTTCTATTTTACTAATGAAACAAATTGTTTCAGTTTTCCGCTTTTAC
The window above is part of the Flavobacterium sp. N1994 genome. Proteins encoded here:
- the wecB gene encoding non-hydrolyzing UDP-N-acetylglucosamine 2-epimerase gives rise to the protein MKITIVAGARPNFIKIAPIIKAIEKKQNEGANLSYRLVHTGQHYDKNLSDTFFEELNIPHPNANLEVKSGSQSVQTAAIMIAFEQELLQNPCDLVLVVGDVNSTMACAIVAKKLNIKVTHVEAGIRSGDMTMPEEINRIVTDSITDYFFTTSTWAGENLLKYGADASSIHFVGNVMIDTLYQNLNRITAPSFWNEFKLETGNYIILTLHRPANVDEEKSLINLLEGIDKMVGDKKIVFPIHPRTKAILGETHLELKNILFVEPQGYLNFMFLIKNSFAVITDSGGISEETTVLGIPCFTMRNNTERPETQTIGTNTLVGTSIENLEKIFGDFLLNGPRKAGIPELWDGKASERIIAILLSKI